The genome window GAGTATAAAGAAAAAGGAGCAGATTAATCTGCTCCTTTTTTACTGAAAAATGAATACTGAAGACTTAAAAATGAATAATGATAGATACTTTAAAACCGCATCGGAAGAATCCGATGCGGTTGAACTATTTGGGGTTGATCAGGCGAAAATGGCGCCGCATTCCTGGGAGAGTTCGATGGGATCCACGAACATGAAGTTGCGGTGCAGCAGCTGCTGACGGGGATAAGTGACGGTAAACACGTCCTTTTCCTCGAAAGTGCCCTTCACCACAACCTCCTCCACCGGGAGGCAGGCCAGCAGGTCCCGGGCGATCCGGAGACCCATGGCGGAAAGATACAGCTTCCGGTTCTTCTCCAGCAGGTCACCCTTGCAGACAAAGACGCTTTCCAGCTGCGCTTCCGTGACGGCCCGCATGCTGATATGTTCCGCAAAGTCCGTCAGCTCGCCCAGCGGGTTCGCCTTCTGCAGCACTTCGGTATAGGCTGTCAGGTCGCCGGAGAGGACTTTCTCCGCGTTCTTGTGATAGAAAGCCCACATTTTCGGTCCGGTCAACCCGTCTGTCGGCGCGCTGTGGGACAGGGCATCCGTCCAGTCAATGGTTTCGTCCGCGGTCTTCCAGAGATTCCGGATATCCGTTCCGGGCTTTTCCTGGGGCTTGGGAGCGGGCTTGGACTGCTGTGCGGGCGCGGCAGGCGTTTCCGATGCCACGGGCATCACACCGCCCCACAGGTCGGAAGCAATGGCCTTCATCCGCTTCATGAACTCATTTTGGTCCATGGGGTTGTTGTTCTGTTCACTCATCTTTTCCGGCCTCCTCCCTGCGGCAGATCACGCTCGGCGGATTCGCCGTCGTGTTGAAGCCTTCGATTACGATATCCGCGTCCCCGGAGATCTCGTTGTCAAACAGCCAGCGGCTCAGCGGGTTGATCAGCAGGCTTTCCACCTGGTTGCCGATACCACGTCCGCCGTTGGACAGGTCGAAAGTCGCCGCTTCCTGCAGGCTGCTGTAGGCAAAATCCTCGATGCGGATACGGATATTCTTCTGCTCCCGCAGGCGGCTGATGATCTTGTTCACCTGGCCCTTCAGGATCAGCTCCGCGGCTTCACGGCGGATATAGTCGAACACCACGATGTTCTCACCGATACGGTTCAGGATCTCCGGCCGTCCCAGTTCCAGCTTGAAGTAATCCTCAATGGCGGAACGGACCTTGGTCTGGACCTCGGAATAAGGCATATCCATGGTCACGTTGGGTTCCCGGTTGCCAAAGGCATCCTTGACGTAAATACCCAGGTTGCTGGTGAAGATGATGATCGTTTCAGAGAAATAAACTGTATTCCCCTGCCCGTCCGTCATCCGGCCGTCCTCCAGGATCTGCAGGAACTTATCCAGGATGGTGGAGTGGGCCTTTTCAATTTCATCAAACAGCAGGATACAGAAGGGATTCTTCTTCACGGCATTGGTCAGCTGGCCGCCGGCTTCGTATCCCACATATCCGGGAGGCGCACCCATCAGCTTCTGGTCGGAATGGCTCTGGCCGTATTCACTCATGTCAAAACGGATACAGGTGCTCTCATCGCCGAACAGCTTTTCCGCCAGTGCCTTGGCCGTCTCCGTTTTACCGGTACCGGTGGGGCCGGCGAAGAACAGCACGCCCTTGGGCTTGCCGGTGGAAGAGGAGTTCACCCCGTTCATGCCGGTCACCGCGCGCTTCACCACGTCCAGCGTACGTTCCAGCGCGGTATCCTGGCCCTTGATCCGCTTTTCAAAGTCCTGCTTCGCCGTCTTCAGGCTCTGCATGTTCAGGCGGCTCCAGGGGTTCTCCTTGATGCCGTATTTATACAGGTCCACCACCGTGCACAGGTCACGGATCGGGATCTCTTCCTTCTTGCACAGCAGGCGCATCTCGTCCAGTTCGGTGAAGGTCATGCCTTCCGTCAGGCCGACAAAACGCTCCTTGATCCGCTCCAGTTCATCCGGATGCTCCGTGTAGTAAGGCAGGTCCCGCCGGTACACGGTGCCGGAGAAGAAGGCGGCAAAGTTGTTGCCGGTCATCATGCGCTTGCGCTCTTCCCGGTCCGGGGCTTCCAGCCGCAGGATCTTGCAGACCGGATTGTTCAGGTAGAACCAGGCCGGCAGGTCATTCAGCTTGTTCACCAGCAGGATCAGCAGGTTCTGCTTCTTGCCCTGGGTGGTCCGGACCCAGGAAGCGCTCAGGGCGCTCTGCATCAGGATGTTGAAGCTGTTCACATCCTGCTGGTCCATGCGTTCGGGTGTGGTGATATAATGGCTGGCCATCTCCATCACGGTCACAGTGGCCGCTTTCCGCTGGAACATAGCCCGGCGGATGACGTTCGGCGCGGTATCAGCGCCGTTGCCCTTGAATTCAGACTGGATGGCGCCATCCTTGATGGTTGTGCCGGTGTTCGCCGCGTAACGGGTCAGCATGGAGGGATCATAAGGGCTCATAAAGCCCACCAGGTTGCTGTAGAAGATCACCTGGTCATAGCCGTTGTCCGCGAAAAAGGTATGCAGGTACCGGCTCAGCGGAATGATCTCATCCTGCGCCACTGATCCATGCAGGGGATAACGGTACTGGTCCAGCACGTTTCCTTCCAGGATCAGCAGGGGTTTGATCCCGCCGAACAGTTCAAGTTCCCTGTGCCACTTGGGAATCAGGATTTCCGTGTTCTCGCTCATATCTGATATCTCCCTTGGAGTTTGTCATTCTCCCTTGGTTTTCCGTGTCGGCGCGGCAGCCGGGGCTTCCGGGGCGCCCAGCGTCATCTGCTGCTCCCCTTCCGGAACAAGCACTTCATCAAAAGCAGCCTGGTATTCCATCTCGATCCGGGTCATGCCGTTCTCATCCGTGGTCACCGGCGGCAGTTCAAAGGCCGTATCCCGCTGGATGGCAAAACGGACCGCTTCCGCCTCCTCAGCCGTAGCCCTACGGGGCTGGTAGTTGTTCACCGGGTCTGTGCCCGTGGTCACGGCAGGCAGGATCGTCACCTGCTGGCCCATATACCGTCCGTCATTGGTAAAGACCAGCTTGGCCTGCACAACCGCGGTATACAGGGAGGTCACCGTCTGGTCGATCAGGTGCTTCCTGGTCTCAATTTTGCTGTTTCCGCCGAAGACGAAGTTGCCCAGGGAATAGAATACGGTCCGGTTATTGAACACATTCATGCCCTGCAGCACGTGCGGATGATTGACGATGATCAGGTCCGCGCCGGCTTTGATCACGTTGCGGGCGTTCCGCTCCGTGCCTTCCTCGTGGTTGCCCCTGTATTCCAGGCCTGTATGCCAGCAGACAACAAAGGCATTGACTTCGCCGCTGGCTTTCATATCGCTGATCAGCTTCCGGAGCTTTTCAGATCCCTTGTTATAGGTGATGTTGTCCAGCGCCATGAAACCAATCTTTATTCCGTCTTTTTCATACACATAGACATTGAAGCCCTGAAACCAGGAAATGCCGTTCTCTTCCAGCGTTTTCTTGGTGCTTTCCTCGCCCTGTTTGCCAAAGTCCCCGATGTGGTTGTTGGCCAGGGAGCAGGCTTCAATAGAACTGCCTGTCAGGATCTTCGCGAAATCCGTCGGTCCGCGGAAACGGTAGGTCTTCCGCTGGGATTCCTGGGCACGGCTGTCTGAAAGGACACCCTCGAAGTTGATCACTGTCAGGTCATCCGCCTCAAACAGTTCCCGGAAGTTGGCAAAGAAATAGTCATAGCCCTGGGAAGCGGCCATGGTGTCAAAAGAATCTTCCCTCGCGCGGGTCCTTTCCTCGCTGCCGATGGTACAGTCGCCTGTAAAGGTCAGCAGAATGGTTTTTTCCGCCGCGGCAAAACCGGTTGCCAGCAGCAGGCTCATGGTCAGCAGGATCGCACAGACGGCGCGGAAGGTCTTCTTTTGCATAGTTATGCTTCCTCTCCCGGAAATTCAAATCGGCGGCACCAGGTATATTTGCTGATGGCGCTTGCGCAGGCGCCCTGGCAGTAGGTATTCAGGATATCCCTTATGTAGGAGGGCAGGCTCTTGTTATACTTGACTTCCAGGATCATCAGGTTTTCATTGAAGGGCGGAATCGTGGGAACATAGGGATTGAAAAGGTCCTTGCTCCACAGGCCGGTCCTCAACTGCTTGTCAAAGGTGATCCGCACCTCTTCAGCCGGGTGCAGGTAAGCTTCCCGCACATAGTCCACCAGAACCGCAGGGCGCAGCAGGTTCACCGTCATCTCCCGGTAAACGTCATTCAGCAGGCCGCTGCGCGTGGTCTCCAGGCCGGTGGGATCTCCCGCCATCAGCTGCTCGCACAGCAGTTTCGGGATGGTGATGCTCCGCTTGGAGATCAGGCTCCCCACCTTGGTCTTGCATTCCATCTTGATGATCTTATCGCTGAAGTTGTAGATCCGGATCCGGTACTTGTCACGGTTCTGCACACCGTTCATCTTGTCATAGAACGCGTTGTTGAATACCGTGTCGAAATACAGGGACCGGATATGATACTCGTTATACTCATCCCCGTTGGGATCACGGTTCAGGATCCCGTCCAGCACGCCGGACAGCACAAAATACTGCCGCTCGTTGATAAAGTACTTCAGCTCATGCCGAAGCGGCAATGTATTCATCGCCATAGGGACCCATCACCTCCTTAAATGACCTTTTCCTCCGGAAAAGGTTAATGAAAACTTAAAACTTAAAACTTAAGAACGTATAATATTATACTGATCGTCCTGGATGTCTGCTTTAAGATTGAATAATGAAAAGATGAATCCTGAATTAAAATATTGGCGAAAACACTAATATTTTTAAGTTTTCAGTTTTAAGTTTTCATTATTCATTACGCATAAAATCTGATTCGAAGAATCAGATTTTGTGCGTTTCTCAGGTGCCTGCCTCTACTTGACATGCTACGAGTGTAGCGTCGTGCACGCCTTCGATGTTCAGCACAGCGCTGACCAGGTCCTGCTTGCTGTCCAGACGGACTTCAACGGTCATTTCCGCGCCGGAGCGGGTCACGGTCTTGCTGCGCAGCTTCCGCTGACGCACAGTGCGCCGCAGCAGCTGGGTGATATCCTGCTCGGCATAGTCGTCATAGTGAACCACCAGCAGGTAGGAATCGGGATTGCGGAAGCGTACGAAGGTCATCAGCATCAGGATCACGCCAATGCCCAGCACAACCGCCACCGCGTGAACGTACAGTTCAGCGCCCAGCAGAATGCCCATCGTCAGGGCCCAGAACATGTAAGCCGTGTCCATGGGATCCTTCACTGCCGTACGGAAACGAACGATACTCAGGGCGCCGACCATACCCATACTCAGGGAGATGTTGCTCTTGATACACATAACCACCGGGGTGGTGATCAGCGTCAGCATCATCAGCGTCATGGCGAAGGTGGGGCTGTACAGCACGCCGCGGTAGCAGCGCTTATACACGAAAGCGATGATCAGGCCGACGATGAGACCCATCACCAGGCCGATCACGATCTTCCACGGAGTCAGGTTCTCAAACTGACTCATGAAGTATTCGCTCAGGGCAGAGTCACTTTTCACAGCTGATTTGATTCCATCCGCAAGGGCAGTTGAGATAAACATGGGATTCCCTCCTTGAAAAATAGATCAGAATTAAATGGCATCCGGCGGCATTTCCGGCCGCGGTCCAAAGTATTTTTCCATTTCCGCGTTGGTCAGGTTGAAGACGTTCTGGTTCATCTCCCACAGGAGATTGGGGCGTTTCTTCAGCGTATTCCGCAGCCGGTTGATCCGGTTTTCCCAGTAGCGGTAAGCACCGTCAGACGTGACCGGCAGTTCAGCAATGATCGCCTTATCATTGAGTTCGCCCCACTTGTCAAAGTGCATGCTCATCTCCGGCTTGATCAGGTCCACCAGTTTCTCCAGCCTGTACATCATAAAATCAGTAGTCAGCTGCTTGAACAGGTTTCCGTAGATCGTCAGGTATTTATCCTTGTACTCCGGAACGCTCAGCAGGGCGCGGAAAATCGTGTTGTCAATCTTCTGGTCACCCATGCCCTTCGGGTTTGTAAAACTCTTGGGACTGTTAAAGCTGGAAGAGAACAGGCCGTAGTCCAGGTCATACAGCACCCAGCGCCACTTGCTTCCTTCCGTCTTGTAACGGTAGAAGCGTGTATTACCGATATCACTGTTGCCGAAGAACATTTCATAGGCCATGTACTCGAACAGGTTGTCCACATCCACATTGTCCAGGATGTACTGCAGATCTTCGGGATTCTTCGCGGGATTGCCGGCTTTGATCTTCTTGATCATTGCCTTGAATTCCTTGTTCGAACCGTAGTTGGCCTTGCCGCTGGCTTCCAGCAGGTCCATATTGTCTGCCTCTTCCAGGGGAAGACCGTCCTGCTGCGCGATCATGTACCTGTCCGCCCGTTCCCGCAGGTTCATATGGCCCCAGTACATTCCGTCCAGGTATACCACGTAAGGTTTCCAGGCCTGGTGAGCCACGGTACAGCCTGTATCGTCCATCAGCCGGCTCTGGAGGCCGTCCAGCAGGCGCGTCCACACACAGTCATTGCCGCTGTTGCGAAGCACAAATCCCTTATATTCCGTAAACTTCCGGTCAGGGAACAGTTTTGCCGCGAAGGTCTTATTGCCGTACTTGCTCTTGGCCCGGAACTTCATGCTCTTCTGCGGCATATCCAGGGAATACTGGCCCATCAGGGAGAATTCCGCGTCCTGGCTGATCAGGTTGTTGCCGCTGTCATCATACAGTTCCACATGGCACTCATACCGGGCACCCTGTTTTTTCATGGCACGGTATATCGTATTCTTGAAGGGAATACCCTTCGATTTATCCACGTTGTTGCCCGCGGTCAGCATGCCGGTGTTTTCATTCCACAGGTTATCCGGATCGGACACTATGGAAACCACCGGAAGCGAATGAAACTTGTTGATGAAGAAGGTGCCCGTCAGCACATCGCTGGGCTTCATATTTCCGCCGGCGAAGGCCCTGGCCCGCAGCACAGTGATATCCCGCAGTTCCAGCCGTTCTCCTGTATAGGGGTTGGAATTCTGGGTCGGCACGGAACTGTCTGTGGTATAGAAGACCTGGGTCCCTTCCGGAATATTGAACTGCACATAGGTCACACCGTCATACAGACCGGGTTCTGTTGTGAAGGAGGGCATCTCCGCATACCCGGTAAAACCTTCCCCGTTGGCCTGGAAAGGTGTGGGCGTATCATAATAAAAAAGCCCCGCGATCCCGAGGGTGCGGCCGTAGGAGACATCCGTTCTCATTTCCGGCAGGTTGACCTTGTCCAGCACTCTGCCTGTCGGATCTGTCAGGGTGATGGTCTCCATTTTCTGCTTTCCGACCTTAAAGGCCGCATGCGGTTCCGCGGCGCTGTTTCTGTCGGTCATCCTGTCGCACATGACGACCTTATACTCGCCGGCGCCGATGACAGTTCCCTGCGGAAACTGCCATTTCCGGCCGTGATCAAGCCGGTCGCTTAACCCCCATCCGCTTATATCCACTGAATTACTGCTGGAGTTATAGATCTCAATCCAGTCTGATTTGGCAGCGTTCGGATAAGCGACGATCGTATCATTGCTCGCCAGGACTTCGCTGATGTAAACACCGGTTTTGTTCATGGCTCGCAGGTTAAAATCCATCTGGTTAAAACCTGTCTGGTTATTCGAGAGCGTCGGGGTCGGCACCTGGAAAACCTGCATCTGTCCGTTTTCATTCCGTCCCCAGCTGCAGTCCAGCGGCAGGTTGTCGATCATGACCCGGTCCAGCACATGGCCCTTGCTGTCCGTCAGGATGATCGTCTCGCGCTCCGCGCTGATCCTGAAATTCGTATGGGGTACATTTTTTCTGGCCGTATCCATCCGGTCCTTGCCGGTACAGAAGACAAGATAATAACCGTGAGCCTGGATCACCGCGTCATCCGGGAAACGCCACTTCAGCGGCTTTCCTTCATTGTCGCTCAGGCCCAGACCGGACAGGGAAATATCCCGGCCGGTGGTGTTATACAGTTCCACCCAGTCGCACAGTTCATCGTCATCGTCACGGATACCGGTGACCGGATCCGCCATGATCTCATTGATGATAATGGAGCCGTCCGCCACAGAGACACTCTCGCGGTACAGGCGGTTGCCCTCCTCGGTATTCTCAAAACCGGGGCTGTACCAGGAAACCTTCTGGAATCCTTCATCAGTCAGGGCGTAGCTTTCATCGCTGCCCATGATCGGGTATTTGCAGCTGTCGATCAGGTATCCGTTCTGATCAAACAGGAAAACGGTCTCTCCCGTGCTGCTCAGGCCGAATTTGGCATGGAAAGTGCTGTTGGGAGAAGCCTGGTTGGTTTTGTCACAGAAAACAACGACCCGTCCGCCCGGCTCCAGGTTGATCTTCGGGAAAAGGAAACGGATCCGGTCGCCCTTGTCGCTCAGGCCGATGCCTTCCAGTTTCATCCTCCGGTCAGAACTATTCCAGATCTCGACCCAGTCACCGTACTTGCCGTTTTCATCGGTCACGGCAGCCTTATTGGCAGACATAACCTCACTGATCACCAGTCCGTTATAGGCGCCGACAACCTCGTTCTCTTCGCCCTCCACCAGGCCGGACTCGGTCGCGGCGGAATAGGTTGCGCGGTAATTCGGCTCTTTAGGCGTGATGAGCACCAGCAGGATGAGCACCGCGATAAAACCGGCCAGCAGGATAAAGTTCATCCTGCTCTTCCGGCGGCGAAGCTTAGTCGCGCGGGAAGCCGCACGGCGGCCCTGGTTATTCGGTTCCCTTTCCATGCGTCTCCCTCACTTTCTGTAAGTCACAAATCTTATAAAGTATACCACAAACTGTACCTCACTGCAATCACGTACAGGGTATGAGTAATGCAGAATGCAGAATGCAGAATTCAGAATTATTACTGTCTTTGCCTCATCATGCCCCCGGAATATATGAACGAACAAAACCATCCTTTTCTTCCGCATTCTTGCAGGGAAATACAAAGCGCTCCGCTTACAGGCCAAATCCATCTTTCACATTCGTCGAAGACGAATATTTCACATTGAACGGCTTGCCGTTCAATATTTCACATCGGCCGTCAGGCCGATATTTCACATTTGAGGAAGGCCTCCTGGCCTTCCTCAAATATTTCACTTATACCTGGACCTTCCTCAAATATTTCATTGGGCGCTTTCCGAATAAGCAAAGCTTATTCGAAAAGTGCCCTGATCTCCTGTTCGCTCATAGCGCTGATCACTGTCTCTCCCGGTGTGATCAGCCGTTCAAACAGCGCCTTCTTCCGGGCTCCCAGCTCCACCACCTGCTCCTCAATGGTCTCGCCGGTCACCATCCGGATCACGGTCACCTTCTTTTCCTGTCCGATCCGGTGAGCCCGGTCCGTGGCCTGTTCTTCCGCTGCCGGGTTCCACCAGGGATCATACAGGATGACCATATCCGCACCGGTCAGGTTCAGGCCGGAGCCTCCCGCCTTCAGGCTGATGAGGAAGATCTGTCCCTCGCCCTGGTTAAACCGTTCCGTAAGCGCCAGCCGCTCCCCTGCCGGGGTCTCCCCGTCCAGGTAAAGCGTGCTGAATCCGTTTTCCTCCAGCCGGGCCCGCAGCAGTTTCAGCATGCTGGTGAACTGGCTGAAGAGCAGCACGCGCCGTCCGTCCCGGATCATTTCCGGCAGCAGCTCCAGGAGCATTTCCTCCTTGCCGCTTCCACCCCGGTAATCCGACATCACCAGGGAGGGATGACAGCAGATCTCCCGCAGTTCCGTAATGGCGCTGAGAACCTCGATCCGTCCCCTCGCCGCGCCTTTTTCCTCCAGGAGTTTATTGATCTGCGGACGCAGACGCTCCAGCGCCGCCCGGTAGATCTTCTCCTGCTCCGGTGTCATCCGCGCCGTCAGGGTGGTCTCCATCTTGTCCGGCAGTTCCTCCAGCACGTCCTGCTTCAGGCGCCGGATCAGGAACGGATGGATCTTTTTCAGCAGGTCATCCGCGTTTTCCCCGTCCTGGTACTTCCGCAGGAAGGTGTTGTAGCCCGGCAGGTATCCCGGCAGCACAAAGTCAAACAGGCTCCACAGCTCGCCCACCCCGTTCTCCATGGGGGTTCCGGTGAGGGCAAAACGGGTATCTGCCTGCAGCTGCTTCACCGCCTGGGCCGCCACGCTGCCGGCGTTCTTGATATTCTGTGCCTCGTCCAGGATCACAAAACGGAATTGATGATCCTTCAGCAGGCCGATATCCCGGCGGATCAGCGGATAGCTGGTGATCACCACATCCACGTCCCCGTTGCTGATGATATGGCGGATCAGGCCCGCCCGCTGGGTGCCGTTGCCACTGAGTACGGTCACGCTCAGGTTCGGCGCGAATTTCCGGAACTCGCTCAGCCAGTTATAGGTCAGGGACGTGGGCGCCACCACCAGGCTGGTCCGCCCGGCTTCCCGGGTGGCGATCAGCAGGGCAATGATCTGCGCGGTCTTGCCCAGTCCCATATCATCCGCCAGGATGCCGCCCATATGCATCCGGTCCAGGGCGATCATCCACTCATATCCGCGCTTCTGGTAGTCCCGCAGGCTCACGCCGGAAGCCATCTCCGGCGCGTCTGTTTCCTTTCCGCCGGCAGCCAGGCTTTCCGAAAGCTCCCTGACCTTTTCGTCCAGTTCAATTTTGATCCCGCTGTTTTCCAGCATGCTGGTCAGGTAGCCGGCCCGGTACGCCCGCAGCACGATGGTATCCCGGTTCAGTTCATTTCCGTCCCGTACCGCAGCCTCATAGATTCCCGCCGCGGTTTCCTGCCATCCCGCCAGGTCTTCCAGATCCAGGAACTCGCCGCTGCGCAGGCGGAAATACCGCCGTTTCCGGCTCAGGGCTTCCATCAGCTCCAGGATCTCATCAATCGGTTCCCCGTCCCGGGTCAGCATCAGCTCAATCCGGTCGCCGTTCATCCGCATGCTGCCGGACATAATAGGCCGCCTGGGCACAATGCGCTTGAACTCCCGGCTCAGGAACACATCCGCCG of Aristaeella lactis contains these proteins:
- a CDS encoding polyphosphate polymerase domain-containing protein → MAMNTLPLRHELKYFINERQYFVLSGVLDGILNRDPNGDEYNEYHIRSLYFDTVFNNAFYDKMNGVQNRDKYRIRIYNFSDKIIKMECKTKVGSLISKRSITIPKLLCEQLMAGDPTGLETTRSGLLNDVYREMTVNLLRPAVLVDYVREAYLHPAEEVRITFDKQLRTGLWSKDLFNPYVPTIPPFNENLMILEVKYNKSLPSYIRDILNTYCQGACASAISKYTWCRRFEFPGEEA
- a CDS encoding AAA family ATPase — encoded protein: MSENTEILIPKWHRELELFGGIKPLLILEGNVLDQYRYPLHGSVAQDEIIPLSRYLHTFFADNGYDQVIFYSNLVGFMSPYDPSMLTRYAANTGTTIKDGAIQSEFKGNGADTAPNVIRRAMFQRKAATVTVMEMASHYITTPERMDQQDVNSFNILMQSALSASWVRTTQGKKQNLLILLVNKLNDLPAWFYLNNPVCKILRLEAPDREERKRMMTGNNFAAFFSGTVYRRDLPYYTEHPDELERIKERFVGLTEGMTFTELDEMRLLCKKEEIPIRDLCTVVDLYKYGIKENPWSRLNMQSLKTAKQDFEKRIKGQDTALERTLDVVKRAVTGMNGVNSSSTGKPKGVLFFAGPTGTGKTETAKALAEKLFGDESTCIRFDMSEYGQSHSDQKLMGAPPGYVGYEAGGQLTNAVKKNPFCILLFDEIEKAHSTILDKFLQILEDGRMTDGQGNTVYFSETIIIFTSNLGIYVKDAFGNREPNVTMDMPYSEVQTKVRSAIEDYFKLELGRPEILNRIGENIVVFDYIRREAAELILKGQVNKIISRLREQKNIRIRIEDFAYSSLQEAATFDLSNGGRGIGNQVESLLINPLSRWLFDNEISGDADIVIEGFNTTANPPSVICRREEAGKDE
- a CDS encoding lamin tail domain-containing protein — translated: MEREPNNQGRRAASRATKLRRRKSRMNFILLAGFIAVLILLVLITPKEPNYRATYSAATESGLVEGEENEVVGAYNGLVISEVMSANKAAVTDENGKYGDWVEIWNSSDRRMKLEGIGLSDKGDRIRFLFPKINLEPGGRVVVFCDKTNQASPNSTFHAKFGLSSTGETVFLFDQNGYLIDSCKYPIMGSDESYALTDEGFQKVSWYSPGFENTEEGNRLYRESVSVADGSIIINEIMADPVTGIRDDDDELCDWVELYNTTGRDISLSGLGLSDNEGKPLKWRFPDDAVIQAHGYYLVFCTGKDRMDTARKNVPHTNFRISAERETIILTDSKGHVLDRVMIDNLPLDCSWGRNENGQMQVFQVPTPTLSNNQTGFNQMDFNLRAMNKTGVYISEVLASNDTIVAYPNAAKSDWIEIYNSSSNSVDISGWGLSDRLDHGRKWQFPQGTVIGAGEYKVVMCDRMTDRNSAAEPHAAFKVGKQKMETITLTDPTGRVLDKVNLPEMRTDVSYGRTLGIAGLFYYDTPTPFQANGEGFTGYAEMPSFTTEPGLYDGVTYVQFNIPEGTQVFYTTDSSVPTQNSNPYTGERLELRDITVLRARAFAGGNMKPSDVLTGTFFINKFHSLPVVSIVSDPDNLWNENTGMLTAGNNVDKSKGIPFKNTIYRAMKKQGARYECHVELYDDSGNNLISQDAEFSLMGQYSLDMPQKSMKFRAKSKYGNKTFAAKLFPDRKFTEYKGFVLRNSGNDCVWTRLLDGLQSRLMDDTGCTVAHQAWKPYVVYLDGMYWGHMNLRERADRYMIAQQDGLPLEEADNMDLLEASGKANYGSNKEFKAMIKKIKAGNPAKNPEDLQYILDNVDVDNLFEYMAYEMFFGNSDIGNTRFYRYKTEGSKWRWVLYDLDYGLFSSSFNSPKSFTNPKGMGDQKIDNTIFRALLSVPEYKDKYLTIYGNLFKQLTTDFMMYRLEKLVDLIKPEMSMHFDKWGELNDKAIIAELPVTSDGAYRYWENRINRLRNTLKKRPNLLWEMNQNVFNLTNAEMEKYFGPRPEMPPDAI
- a CDS encoding DEAD/DEAH box helicase; the protein is MRLNPLLMEKLAGEEEYAAGRDLEEIGAVKTAEEDRGMIRYTVAGQPPHSVTLTRRLVIHCDCDVFLHKGCCRHAVAVWLYADRRKVPESMMKKQAPETAAELSEMILQEMPAEANVRLEVTLVLPQKAGQELRVGLRTGEKKLYVIKDIRHFLTSLEAGETIELGKDFVYQPEWMRYSDDDMRVLELLRKLCSAREPGTTAGNPAANRLMRLPEPFAEELLETIGETTLRVMDQSGKIQHGKPVRGAQVPLHFAVNLGPRGLQVSGRIPPDLQPVTAACTWIIAGGSLIRTEREQIRLIRLIYENQYEGRCLMEYPLSDTERVIGEILPYLKIRGAVEIGETLRKRLVRLPLKTEVYLDRDGKSVIATILFRYGDITLNPFGANEKKITLDKGEQLLLRDAEGEHRVLDILANAGFRVGKDNIRLSGTDAVFDFVGKGVKRLQEAADVFLSREFKRIVPRRPIMSGSMRMNGDRIELMLTRDGEPIDEILELMEALSRKRRYFRLRSGEFLDLEDLAGWQETAAGIYEAAVRDGNELNRDTIVLRAYRAGYLTSMLENSGIKIELDEKVRELSESLAAGGKETDAPEMASGVSLRDYQKRGYEWMIALDRMHMGGILADDMGLGKTAQIIALLIATREAGRTSLVVAPTSLTYNWLSEFRKFAPNLSVTVLSGNGTQRAGLIRHIISNGDVDVVITSYPLIRRDIGLLKDHQFRFVILDEAQNIKNAGSVAAQAVKQLQADTRFALTGTPMENGVGELWSLFDFVLPGYLPGYNTFLRKYQDGENADDLLKKIHPFLIRRLKQDVLEELPDKMETTLTARMTPEQEKIYRAALERLRPQINKLLEEKGAARGRIEVLSAITELREICCHPSLVMSDYRGGSGKEEMLLELLPEMIRDGRRVLLFSQFTSMLKLLRARLEENGFSTLYLDGETPAGERLALTERFNQGEGQIFLISLKAGGSGLNLTGADMVILYDPWWNPAAEEQATDRAHRIGQEKKVTVIRMVTGETIEEQVVELGARKKALFERLITPGETVISAMSEQEIRALFE
- a CDS encoding DUF4956 domain-containing protein → MFISTALADGIKSAVKSDSALSEYFMSQFENLTPWKIVIGLVMGLIVGLIIAFVYKRCYRGVLYSPTFAMTLMMLTLITTPVVMCIKSNISLSMGMVGALSIVRFRTAVKDPMDTAYMFWALTMGILLGAELYVHAVAVVLGIGVILMLMTFVRFRNPDSYLLVVHYDDYAEQDITQLLRRTVRQRKLRSKTVTRSGAEMTVEVRLDSKQDLVSAVLNIEGVHDATLVACQVEAGT
- a CDS encoding CapA family protein, translating into MQKKTFRAVCAILLTMSLLLATGFAAAEKTILLTFTGDCTIGSEERTRAREDSFDTMAASQGYDYFFANFRELFEADDLTVINFEGVLSDSRAQESQRKTYRFRGPTDFAKILTGSSIEACSLANNHIGDFGKQGEESTKKTLEENGISWFQGFNVYVYEKDGIKIGFMALDNITYNKGSEKLRKLISDMKASGEVNAFVVCWHTGLEYRGNHEEGTERNARNVIKAGADLIIVNHPHVLQGMNVFNNRTVFYSLGNFVFGGNSKIETRKHLIDQTVTSLYTAVVQAKLVFTNDGRYMGQQVTILPAVTTGTDPVNNYQPRRATAEEAEAVRFAIQRDTAFELPPVTTDENGMTRIEMEYQAAFDEVLVPEGEQQMTLGAPEAPAAAPTRKTKGE